In Actinomycetota bacterium, the DNA window AACTTTTCAGATAGAGAGCATAAGCAAAATAGTGCTTGCAAGAAAAAGCATCTTTAAAATAAATAATATTATAGACCCTTTTATAATATTTAACTTTCTTAAAAAGCAGAATATAAAAACTTATGATTTTTATTTTCAGACAGGTGAAAATTATGCATTTTTCGGATGTTCCCCGGAACTGCTGTTTCACAGAGAGAGAAACAAACTTGTCAGTGATGCAATTGCAGGGACAATTCCTAAGGGAAAAAACAAGAAGGAGGAAAAATCATACGCAGATGAGCTGATGTCATCCAAAAAAGATTCAGAAGAGTTCGGATTTGTTTTTAATGATATAAAGAAAGAATTAAAAAAGATATGTAAATCCATTACCATAGCAAGAGAGAAAGAAATACTTTCCTTAAGCTATGCACAGCATATAAGGAGCCAGTTTGAGTGTGTTTTAAAGGATGATATAAGTGATTACAGAATCCTAAAAAGTCTTCACCCGACTCCGGCTGTAGGCGGGTATCCTTTCAGAAATATTCATAAACTTATAAAAAGATATGAGAATTTTTACAGAGGCTTTTACTCAGGTCCCATAGGATGGATAAGCAGGGATGAATCATGTTTTTCCGTTGCTATCAGATCGGGAATCCTTGACCGCAGAAGCCTGTCTGTCTTTGCAGGTGCCGGCATAGTGAAAAAGTCTCTGCCCGAAATGGAATGGGACGAAATTGAAAATAAAATCACTCCGTTTTTAAAATTATTTAATAAAAAAATAAAATAAAAAATAAATTTACATTTAATTATATGGTGATAAAAAATAATAATTTAAATCAGATCTGGTCAGGCCTGGCGGTAGAAGAACTTCTAAGACATGAAATTGATTTTTTCTGCATATCCCCGGGTTCCAGATCAACTCCTCTGGCTTCTGCGGCAGCTTTTAACAGGAGAGCACAAAAAATTATTGCTTATGATGAAAGAGGAAGTGGTTTTTATGCGCTGGGATATGGGCAGGCGCTGCAGAAACCCGCAGTTATAATTGTTACTTCAGGGACTGCCGTTTCCAATCTTTTCCCCTCTGTGGTAGAAGCATTCCTGTCAAAAATACCGATGATAATTCTGACTGCGGACAGACCGCCTGAATTACAGGACACAGGTGCAAACCAGACTATAAATCAGGACAATATTTTCGGAAGATATGTAAAATGGTTTTTCAACATGCCCTGTCCGGATTATGCCATAAATCCTTCATTTGTTCTTTCAAATATTGATAATGCAGTAAGTTCAAGTATGTCTGAGCCGAAAGGTCCGGTACATCTTAATTTTATGTTCAGAGAACCTCTTGCGCCATTACCGCATGAGCAAGGTGATATTTGTAAAAAATATATCCTTGAAGCAAACTCATGGGCCGGAAAGAACGCACCTTACTGCAGCTATACAAAGACAGAAAAAAATTGCAGACATTATCCTGATGACATTATCCTGAAGACGATCTCCGGGAATAACAGAGGACTGATTTCTGTCGGGAAACTGTCTTCTGACAGCGACAGAGAATCACTGCTGAAACTTATTCGTATTTTAAAATGGCCGGTGTATGCAGATATAACCTCAGGCCTGAGATTAAATAAATCAGCCGGGACCAATATTATAAAACATTTTGACACGGCCATTCTTGAGCCTGATTTCTGTCTGTATGCAAAACCTGAGGCAGTTATTCATTTCGGGAACAGAATAACTTCCAAAAGATTCTTTGAATTCTTTAAATTGTACAGCCCTGAGATTTTTGCAAATGTAAAAAATGACAATGTTCGCTACAATCCCGAGCATCTGCCTGTGGTGACAGTCGAGTCTGAAATAAATATTTTTTGCGACTATCTGGCCGGAAGAATAAAAGATTTAAAACAGAAGGAAGATTTTAAAGATTTTTATGAAAAAAAAGCTGAAGAAGCCCAGAGAATAATAGATATAAATCTTGGAGAGGATACAGAATTAAGCGAAGTTTTTATTTCAAGATTTTTATCCAGGAATCTTCCGGACGATTCCTGCCTGTTTCTTTCAAACAGCATGCCTGTAAGAGATTTTGAATTATATGCAGAGAGCACTGATCTGAATATTAAAGTAGGCTCAAACAGAGGAGCAAGCGGAATTGATGGGATTATAGCTTCCTCTGCGGGTTTTGCAGCAGGAAACCGTAAAATATGCACACTTGTGATCGGGGATATTGCTTTTATTCACGATATAAATTCCCTGTCACTTATAAAAAAGAGCGGTTTTCCGGTTATTATAATTCTTATCAATAACAATGGAGGAGGAATTTTTAATTTTCTTCCGGTTTCAGAATGCAGTGAGATATTCAAGGAATATTTTATTGCTCCTCACAACTACAGGTTTTCAGGAGCAGCTGAAAATTTTAAGATAAAACATAATTATGCCTTTACAAGAGATGATTTCATAAAATTATTTGAGGATGCCGGATCAAATGCCCAAAATGAAAAAGAATCGTGCATAATAGAAGCGGTTACAAATGATGAACATGATTACAGGCTGAGAAAAAAGATAAAGAGGGAAATAATCAGCATACTTCATATTTAATTTATTTATGATATTTTTATAAAATATATTATTTTTACAACAGGATAAGAAATGCAAAAAATCAAATGGATCAGTGCCGGCAATTATGAAGATATAATATTTGAAAAGAGTTCCGGTATAGCAAAAATTACCATAAACAGGCCGGAAGTAAGAAATGCTTTCAGGCCGCTTACTATCAGGGAAATTTCGGAATCCCTGGCTGAAGCGACTGCAGATGAAGCAATCGGAGTTATTATTCTGACCGGAAAAGGTGACAAAGCTTTTTGTTCCGGAGGAGATCAGAAAATAAGAGGAAATGCAGGCTATAAGGATAAAGATGGCGCCGAAAGTCTTGGCGTTCTTGAGCTCCAGAGACAGATAAGAACCTGTCCCAAACCGGTAATAGCGATGGTTGCAGGCTATGCGATAGGAGGAGGCAATATACTTGCTCTTGTCTGCGATCTTACAATTGCAGCTGAAAATGCAATATTCGGACAGACAGGGCCCAAGGTAGGGTCTTTTGACGGAGGCTTCGGTTCAAACTATCTTTCCCGAATAGTCGGTCAGAAAAAAGCAAGAGAGATATGGTTTTTATGTCGGCAATACAATGCCAGGGAAGCTCTGGAAATGGGTATGGTAAATGCAATTGTCCCTCTTGAAAATCTGGAAGAAGAGACAGTCAGATGGTGTTTTGAAATTTTACAGAACTCACCTACCGCAATTAAATGCCTGAAAGCAGCGCTCAATGCGGATTGTGACGGACAGACGGGATTGCAGCAGCTGGCAGGGTATGCCACAATGCTTTTTTACCAGACAAAAGAGGCGCAGGAAGGAAGAGATTCATTTATCCAGAAAAGAAAACCTGATTTTAAAAAAATAAATAATTTTCCTTCCGAATTATAAATAAATGGCATCTTCCAAATTGAAAATATGGATTCTCGGAATAAGGCCCAAAACCCTTGCTGCCAGCATAGCGCCGGTATTGATGGGTCTTGGCGCAGCTTTTTATGACAGACACTTTAGCTTGCATTTGTCATCAGCAATACTTACTTTGCTGACTGCCGTTCTGATTCAGGCAGGTACCAATCTTTCAAACGATCTGTTTGACTACATAAAAGGTGCCGACAATCAGAAGAGAGTGGGCCCTTTAAGAATAATGCAGTCAGGGTTTGTAACAAAGAAGGAAATGTTTCTCGGCATTTTTATTGTTTTTTTTCTTGCTTCAGTCTGCGGAATTTTTCTTGTTATCAGAGGGGGGTTGCCTATACTGATTGTCGGCATTCTTTCAATTATCTGTGGATTTTTATACACTGCGGGTCCGCATCCGATAGGGTATATGGGACTGGGAGAGATATTTGTACTTGTGTTTTTTGGAATAATAGCTTTCTCGGGGACATACTATGTACAGACTCTTGCTTTTTTCCCCATGCTGATTGTTATGGGATTAATACCCGGTTTTTTCTCAGTAGCTGTTTTATCAGCAAATAATCTGAGAGACATAAAGACTGACAAGGAGGCGGGAAAAAATACACTTGCAGTAAAATTCGGTTACAGATTTGCTGTCTGTGAGTATATTTTTTGCATGATCATGCCTTACTTGCTTCTTATTGTGGTTATTTTTGTTTTAAGGAATCATTACTTTTCTCTTTTATCGCTTACAAGTATCTTTTTTGCTATCAGGCCTTTAAAAATGGCTGCAAATAAAAAAAATCACACACCCGCAGTCCTGATTTCTGTTTTGGAAAAAACAGGACATGTAATGCTGATATTCGCGCTTGTTTTCTGCGTCACCTGGAATATAAAAATATGAAAATAATAAAAATAAAAAATATAAATGTTTTCACATTCGATCTTCCGTTAAAAAAAGGATTTGTATTAAAGAGCACTTTTATTGATTCAAGAAAAGGAGCGCTTGTAGAATTTGAAACGGAACAGGGAGCTAAATACTATGGTGAATCCAGTCCTCTTGTTCATTTCCATCGGGAAAGTTATTCTGAATGTATAAAACAGATTTCAGAAATAAAAGAACTGCTGCTTGGCAGTCCGCATGGATTTTATATTGAAGTGCCTGAAGAAAAAAAGTACGACATGGAAGATTTCCGGACTTTCTTTACCCGGAATTTTCTTGAAAGAATAAAATTACATGAGCCAATGAAAAATCCGGAGAATATTTTTCCATCAGTCAGATATTGTTTTGAAATGATATATTTATGTATTTTTATAAAAAACTTTGATTTTATCAGGCACTACAATATTTCTGCTGAAAGCTTTATCCCTTTATACAGGCTGATATCTGATATAAGACAAATTGATTATGGAGTTTTGGAAGAAGAAATCAGATCAGGCATATATGATGCTGTTAAAATAAAGATTGGCAGGCAGGCGCCCGAATGCGAAATCAGTGCAATAAAAAAAATCATTAATATTATTGAAAAGAGCAATAGGAAAAATATGGCTATAAGACTTGATTCAAATATGAGCCTGCCGGCAAACCGACTGACAGAATTTTTTAAAAAGATCGACAAAGAGTATATAGATTTCATTGAGGATCCTTTTGACGACACGTCCTTTTACCGGGAGTTTTATGAAAAAACGGGAGTAGGAATTGCTGCAGATGAATCAATAAAGGAATTTATTGATTTAAAAAAAATGTCTTTTAAAAAAAATTCAGGTGAATTCATAAAAGCTTTGATAATCAAACCGCAGGTTATAGGAGGCTTTATAGATTCTTTCAGATTGCTGAAAATGGCAGAGAGCTTAAAGATAAGAACAGTTATAAGCAATATTTTTGAGACAAGCATATCTGTTTCAGCCCTTTGCATTTTTATATATCTTACCGGCAGCCGGGAAACGTCTGCCGGGCTGGATACGCTGGATAGTTTCTTGAAAGATCCAGGTACTGTCATAATAAAAACAAATAATGCCAGGATATCTGTGTGCAGGGCTTTTGAAAACTTGTTTAAAGCAGACTATTCTGTTCTGAAAAAATGTTCCGGCTGAGTATGGCTGTTTTGTGAGAGCGATAGGAAAAATGATTTTGTTTATTAATTTTTTAAAACTGATGAAAAAATGCAACATGCTGAAAAGAAAAAAATATCAGGCGGTATAGATGCCGGTGAATTTGTTGCTGTATTTTCAGGAAATCTGAAGACAGCGGTAAAAATAGCGGTGTCTCTGATAAACAAAAGATTTACTGTCGTCCCGTTAAATCCTGCACTTGGCGGGGAGAGGATAGGAAAATATCTTTCAGCTGTAGGCTGCAGCAAGATCGTGTCAGACGGGAGCATGCCTGCTGATTTCAGTTATGAATGCAAAATATTTGATAAAACGGAAATGTCTTTACCCGGAGAATTGTTCCAGAATAATTCTGAAATTCGCAATATTTTCAGGAATATCAGGTCAGACTGCAAAAGATATGCAAATATTATATTCACTTCCGGCTCCTCAGGTATGCCTAAAGCTGTAATGCACACTCTGGGAAATCATTACTATAGTTCACTGGGTTCAAATGCAAATATAAAGTTCAGTAAAAAAGACAAATGGCTTATTGTCCTGCCGATATATCATATAAGCGGATTATCAGTTATTTTCAGAGCCGCCCTGTCAGGGGGAGAAATAGCGGTAAAAGAGCCCGGAATGGGAATTTCTGAAGCTTTGGAAGCAAACAGGCCCTCTCATGTTTCATTAGTTCCGCATCAGCTCAGGGAGCTTTTAAATGACGGGAAAAGCATAGATTCCCTGAGAAGATTAAAAGCTGTTCTGATTGGCGGAGCAAGCATGCCTGAATCTTTGGCAGAGCAGGCATACGAATATGGACTTAATTTATTTGTTTCTTATGGAAGTACAGAGATGTGCTCCCAGATAACCTGTACAAGAGATAAAGATTCGCTTAAGCATCTCAAGACGTCCGGACGTCTGCTCAGACACAGGGAGATCAAGGTAAATGAAAAGAAAAACATACTTGCAAAAGGGCAGACGCTGTTTGCGGGCTATTTGCTTAAAAATAAAGACGGCGGAAGGCTGTCACTTGAAAAGAAGCTTGACGGAGAAGGGTATTTCGATACAGGCGATTATGGCTATCTGGATGATGAAGGATATCTTCATGTTGAAGGCAGAAGAGATATTTCATTCAGATATAAAGCAGAAAAAATATATCCTGAAGAAATAGAAAAGGTATTTTTAAAAATAAAGGGGATAAAAGAAGCGGTTGTTGTACCTTACAAGAAAAATGATTATGAAAAAATACCGGTTATTTTTATAAAAACCGATAATATTGACAAATACGGTATGGCACATATAAAAAGAAAAGCAGAGAAAGAATTAGAGCCATATAAATTTCCGCATTATTTTTTTAAATGGCCGGATTGCTCCGAAGTCTTAAAGCCTTCAAGAGAAGAAATGCAGAAAACAGCACAGGAAATAATTGAAAAAAAAATTAAAGAAAGATTTTTTTATATACGCAATGATTATTTTAAGAAAAAATAATAAAAATATTTAAAGTTCTTCAGAGACCAAAACAGGAAGGCATGCTTTTTCAAGCATGCCTTCGGTTCAAAATCAAAAAAAAGGAGATGCAAAACGAAAAAACTACATCAATATAAGAGACGATTCTTGTTTTAAAAAGTTGCTATTTTGTTGAATATTTTTATTTTTATCATAGAAAAAATAAAAGATTTAACGTATCTTTTTAAACAGCAGAGAAATACCGGTACTTTTTTATCTGACGATAGTATTTAAAATTTTTTATAAAAGCATGAAGGAGATAAAATTGCAGAATGTTCTTAAGCTGAATGATTTTATTGAGATTATAAATATTGCAAATACCGAGATAGACAAAAATAAAGAATATCTGTCAAATCTGGACTCTGTTATCGGAGACGGAGATCATGGAATCACCATATCTACAGCTTTTTCAAAAATAAGCAGGGAAATTTCATCAAAAAACTTTGATTCGATATCTGATTTGTTAAAATTTATCGGTAATTTGTTTATAACTTCAACAGGAGGAACTACCGGACCGATATTCGGGTACATTTTTATCGGCATGTCTTCTCCGCTTGCCGGCATAAATAAAGATGAGGTAACTCTTTCTGAATTTTACAATATGCTTTCCTCCGCCTTTCAGAAAGTTACTGCCATAGGGAAGGCCAGTCCCGGAGACAAGACGCTTGTTGACACATTAAATGCAGCTGTCCTATCCCTTAAAGAATCTGTTGAAAAAAATATGGATATGACTGAAGGAATAAAAGCTATGGCAGCTGAAGCACAAAAAGGAGCTGAATCCACAAAAAATATGATTGCCGTAAAAGGCAGGGCAAGGTATCTGGGTGAGAGGTCTCTGGGATATCAGGACGCCGGAGCGACATCTGTTTCTATTATTTTAAATGCATTTAATATATATCTGCAAAATAATCAGTGAAAGGATATTGAAAAAGATGGTAAAAAAACTTATTAATAATCCGGATGATATAGTAAATGAGCTCATAGAAGGTTTCATACTTATAAATAAGAATAAAGTAAAAAGAATAGGGGATTCCAATGCAGTTGCAAGAAAAGAGTCTCCCATAAAAGATAAGGTGGGCATTGTAATCGGAGGAGGCGCGGGTCATGAACCTTTATTCCTTGAGTTCATAGGTGACGGGATGGCTGATGCAGCTGCGCATGGTCAGATTTTTGCAGCTCCGTCCCCAGACCATATATTAAAAGCAATCAATGCCGCAGATGGAGGAAAAGGGGTACTGCTTCTTTACAATAATTATGCCGGAGATGTTTTAAATTTTAATATTGCTCAGGACATGGCAAGAGAACAGGGAATAAATGTCCGGACAGTACTTATTAATGATGAAATATCTTCTGCTCCTCCTGAAAGAATGGAAGACAGGCGCGGAACTACCGCTGATCACTTTATAATAAAACTGGCCGGCGCAGCTTCGAAAACCGGGATGGATCTGGACACCCTGGTAAAATTTCTCAATAAAGCAGTTTATAATTCCAGATCGCTCGGAGTTTCTTTGTCGGCATGTACGCTGCCACAAACAGGTCTGGCTACTTTTACTCTTGAAGAAGGAAAAATGGAATTTGGCATGGGACTTCACGGCGAGGCAGGAGTAAAAAAAGTTGATGTGATGACTGCCGATGAAACGGCAAGAACTTTAATAGACTATATTCTTGCAGACCTTCCTTTTAGAGAAGATGATGAGGTTATGCTGATAATCAATGGTTATGGTTCAACCACAAGGATGGAAATGCTTATTGTGGCAAAAAGTATCTATGAATATCTTTCAGAAAAGAAAATAAATATATATTCAGGAGAAATCGGGGAGTTCTGCACTTCCCAGGAAATGGCGGGAATATCCGTTACGCTTATAAGACTTGACGATGAGATGAAAAAATATTACGACAAGCCGGCATACAGCCCCGGTTATATAAAACCATGAATCTTTTAAATATAAATTTTATATTGCCGGAATTTTACAGTTAAACAAAACAGTTTTTTTTAAAAAACAGGCTTTAAAGACACCGTCCGGAAAGTTATTTTATTGCCTGCGATATTTTTCTGCCGAACTCATGAATTCCGGCAATATCTTCTTTTCCAGGGTGCCACATAGTCCTCATGCCTTCGTCAATAATTTCAAAACCTGCTTTTCTGAGCTCATCATTAATTATCTTTACCGACTCTCCGCTCCAGCCGTAACAACCGAAAGATGCAGCCTTTTTGTTTTTAAACCCGAGACCTTTTACAAATTCAAGTAATGCAGCAAGAGATGCCAGAAATCCTTTATTTACAGTAGGGGAACCGGCAATTACTGCCTTTGACTTGAAGATCTCAGTTGCTATCGTATTTATGTCATGCCTTGCGCTGTTAAAAAGCTTTATGGAAATATTTTTGTCATCCAGTTTGATGCCTTCTGCGATTTCCTCAGCCATTCTTCTGGTTCCATTCCACATGGTATCATATACGATAGTTACCTGGTTTTCCTGATAAGCATCTGCCCAGCTTAAATATTTTTCAATTATCTGCTCCGGATTCTTTCTCCATATAACGCCATGGCTGGGACATATCGTCTTTACAGGCAGGTTAAAGGACAATACTTCCTGTATCTTTTTTGCAACCAGGCTGCTGAAAGGAGCCAATATGTTTGCATAATACTTGATTGCCTCTTCATATAATTCATTTTCCGGTACAAGATCATTAAACATGAACTCATTTGCATAGTGCTGTCCAAAAGCATCATTTGAAAATAAAATCTCATCTCCTGTCAGGTAGGCAAACATGCTGTCTGGCCAATGCAGCATTCTTGCTTCAATAAAAATCAGATCTTTTTTACCGATACTTAATTTGTCGCCGGTTTTTACGGTAACAAGATTAAAATCTTTATGGAACTGTCCTCTTAAAGATTTGACGGCGTTTCCGGAACAATAAATAGGGGTGTCGGGAATTTTCTCAGCCAGCAGAGGAAGAGCTCCGCTATGATCAGTTTCACCGTGATTTGCTATAATGTAATCAATTTTATCAAGTCCTATCTCGTCTTCCAGATTGGAAATGAATTCTTCAGCAAAGGGGGTCCACACAGTGTCTATCAGAACGGTTTTTTCATCTCTTATAAGATATGAATTATAGGAAGAACCTCTGAATGTCGACAATTCTTCTCCATGGAATTTTCTTAATTCCCAGTCTGTTTTACCGACCCATTTTATATTTTCGTTGATATTGAAAGACATTTGCCCTCCTGTCTGATTATTTAAATTTTATAAACTTTAGAGTAACTTTATAAAAAATAAAAGTCAAAAAAATCGTATTATTTTAATATTTTTATAATTTATCCTTTTAAGCTAAAATACTAAATAATTTTAAAGAGATATTAAATTTTCAATATGAACAGAAAATCAATAAATATTATCATAATCCTGATTGTTGTCATGATAATGCTTATAATGATAGCAGCCTCCATAGGAGCGGCAAATCTTTCCGTCGGATCGACGGTCAGAATAATTTTCAGCAGGGTATGGGGAATAAGAAATTTTATAGACATTTCCTCAATAAGCATACAGGATATGAAGATTGTATTTGATATAAGGCTTCCAAGAATACTCATGGCTGTCATGGTCGGGATTGCATTGTCAGGATCAGGAGTAATATTCCAGGGGATATTCAGGAATCCCATGGCTGATCCTTATATAATCGGTGTTTCTTCGGGTGCCGCATTTGGGGCAACAATTGCCATAATGTTTACAAAAGGCCTGAAATTTTTTAATCTTTCGCTTATTAGCCTTTTTGCTTTTGCAGGAGCAATACTGGCTACATTGCTTATTTATAATATCGCAAAAATAAAAGGCAAAATATCAATACTTACACTGTTGCTTTCGGGAGTTGCACTAAGCTCTCTGCTGACATCAATAATTTCTTTTTTAATGATTTACAGGACGCATGATCTTTCAAGAGTATATTTCTGGATAATGGGCGGACTTACAAATGCATCATGGCTCAATCTTTCAATAATTACTCCTGCAGTTGTTTTTATATCAGTTATTATTTTCTTTTATACCAAAGACTTAAATGTTCTTTCGCTTGGAGAGGAAAGGGCAAATCAGTTAGGCATGCAGACGGAAAAATTGAAACTCATTCTCCTGATTCTGGCTTCATTAATTGCGGCGGCTGCAGTTTCCGTGAGTGGAATAATCGGATTTGTCGGTCTTATAACTCCGCACATAATGCGGCTTATTGTAGGTCCGGACCATAAAATATTATACCCTACTGCTGCATTATCCGGAGGTATAGTGCTGCTTTTTTCTGACACGATAGCCAGGACTATTCTTGCTCCCAGAGAAATACCGGTAGGCATAATAACTTCAATAATAGGTGTGCCGTTTTTCATATACCTTCTTATAAGGTCAAAAAGGCAGGTGTTTTAATTGAAAGACGGCATTTCTCTGCAGGCACAAAAACTCTCTTTTGCATATAATAAAATTCCTGTACTAAAGGAAATTGACTTTGCAATTGAAAAAGGCTGCTTTCTTTCAATCATCGGTCCCAACGGGGCGGGCAAGAGCACGCTTGTAAATATTATAAGTAAAGTTCTTTTTCCTTTTGAAGGAGACCTGAAAATAGAAGGGAAAAGCATTAAAAGGCTTGGAAGTTCTGAAGTTGCAAAAAAAATAGCAGTCGTCCCCCAGTATACGAATATGGGTTTTAATTTTACGGTCTCCGAAATAATACTCATGGGAAGATATCCGCATATAAAAAGGTTTAAAGGAGAAAGCAGAAACGATTACGATATGTGCAGCAAGGCAATGCGTCTCACAAAGACCGAGGAATTCGGTTCAAGAAAATATAATGAACTTTCCGGCGGCGAAAAACAAAGAGTAATAATCGCCCAGACTCTTGCTCAGGATACCCCCATTATTATTCTTGATGAACCTACGAGCCATCTTGATATAAATTTTCAGATAGAATTCATGGAATTGTTTTATAATTTAAATAAGGATTTTGGCAAAACAATCATTGGTATTTTCCATGATATCAATCTGGCGCTACAGTATTCTGAAAAAATAATTATGATCAAGGAAGGAAAGATATTTGCAAGCGGCAGAACAGCGGACGTAATAAACAGATCAAATATTATGGCTGTATTCAACAGCGATGTTCATGTTACCAAAAATCCTTTTACGGGTAAGCTTTATGTCAGTCCGAATTTTAATTTAAGAACAGATAAAGAAAGAAAGATCAGCAAAAAGGAAATAAAAATCCATGTTATAGGAGGCGGGGGTGCAGCTTCACATATTTTAAATATTCTGCATAATTATGGTTATATATTATCAGCAGGAGTTATAAACAATCTTGATACGGATACAAATACTTCCCGGGAGCTGGGGATTATTTTTATAAATGAGGCACCTTTTTCTCCGATATCCAAAGAAGCATATTTAAAAAACCTTGAACTTATCGGTAATGCCGACATGGTCATACTCCCCGGCATAGAGTTCGGCAATGGCAATATTTTGAATCTTGAAGCAGTTTATGAGGCTGTAAAAATGAAAAAAAAGATTATTGTAGTGGATGATGTAGATATCAGCAGAAGGGATTATATTGATGGAAAGGCGACCGATTTATACAATAAGATAATTGGTTCAGGTGTCTGTAAAATAAAAACAGATGAAGATATCATAAAAGCTATTTCCGAATTGTTTCCATGATTTTCATGGAAATTATTTTTAAGTTAAACAAGTTTTTTTCCGCTGTTCAGATTTCTTTATTTCTGTTAATAGCGTTTCTTATAATCAGCATAATTGCGCCGATAATTGCCATAAAAATATTTATTACAAGAACAATAAGTGAAAAAGTCAGAGCGGAAGAAGAGCTAACCCCGAACTCCTTAAGCAGTATGACAAGGGTGTTTTCCCTTAGCCCGAACCCGCCCAGAGTAATAGGAATATTTGAAATCGTCCATGTGACAGGAATGATAAACATAAAAGGAATAAATCCAAGTTTTATATTAATGGAAAGACCAATAAAGTAAAAACTGGCAAATGAAAATAAATTGCTTATCATGCTGTATAGAAAACTGACAAACACATACCTGCCTTTACGCTTGAAACTGTCAAGCAGTTCCGAAAACTCAAGAACACTTTTTTTAAATCTTCTTAAGAGTTTTATCCTTCCAAACAATACGTCAAGTTTAAATTTTTTGGGGATAACAAGAAGGATTACGAGAAAAATAACAATAGGGAAGAATATTGCAAGCCCTATGGCAAAAGGCATGCTAAGATGTTTGTACATTTTAAAACAGAATGATATTAAAAGAAAAACTATGCCGCTTATTATACCCAGGAATCTGCC includes these proteins:
- a CDS encoding anaerobic nitric oxide reductase flavorubredoxin translates to MSFNINENIKWVGKTDWELRKFHGEELSTFRGSSYNSYLIRDEKTVLIDTVWTPFAEEFISNLEDEIGLDKIDYIIANHGETDHSGALPLLAEKIPDTPIYCSGNAVKSLRGQFHKDFNLVTVKTGDKLSIGKKDLIFIEARMLHWPDSMFAYLTGDEILFSNDAFGQHYANEFMFNDLVPENELYEEAIKYYANILAPFSSLVAKKIQEVLSFNLPVKTICPSHGVIWRKNPEQIIEKYLSWADAYQENQVTIVYDTMWNGTRRMAEEIAEGIKLDDKNISIKLFNSARHDINTIATEIFKSKAVIAGSPTVNKGFLASLAALLEFVKGLGFKNKKAASFGCYGWSGESVKIINDELRKAGFEIIDEGMRTMWHPGKEDIAGIHEFGRKISQAIK
- a CDS encoding dihydroxyacetone kinase subunit DhaK, with translation MVKKLINNPDDIVNELIEGFILINKNKVKRIGDSNAVARKESPIKDKVGIVIGGGAGHEPLFLEFIGDGMADAAAHGQIFAAPSPDHILKAINAADGGKGVLLLYNNYAGDVLNFNIAQDMAREQGINVRTVLINDEISSAPPERMEDRRGTTADHFIIKLAGAASKTGMDLDTLVKFLNKAVYNSRSLGVSLSACTLPQTGLATFTLEEGKMEFGMGLHGEAGVKKVDVMTADETARTLIDYILADLPFREDDEVMLIINGYGSTTRMEMLIVAKSIYEYLSEKKINIYSGEIGEFCTSQEMAGISVTLIRLDDEMKKYYDKPAYSPGYIKP
- a CDS encoding flippase-like domain-containing protein; protein product: MADKRKKDSFKKIIKAILRITISFGLLAILILINYKHLEHVPELLKNLNILFLVLSIIFYFASIMIEAPRWRILLLTHKINIPIFYLLNSVLIGGFYNTLLPTSVGGDAYRGIDLHRKFKVSVHENILSLLLGRFLGIISGIVFLLISFCFKMYKHLSMPFAIGLAIFFPIVIFLVILLVIPKKFKLDVLFGRIKLLRRFKKSVLEFSELLDSFKRKGRYVFVSFLYSMISNLFSFASFYFIGLSINIKLGFIPFMFIIPVTWTISNIPITLGGFGLRENTLVILLKEFGVSSSSALTFSLIVLVINIFMAIIGAIMLIIRNAINRNKEI
- a CDS encoding iron chelate uptake ABC transporter family permease subunit, with protein sequence MNRKSINIIIILIVVMIMLIMIAASIGAANLSVGSTVRIIFSRVWGIRNFIDISSISIQDMKIVFDIRLPRILMAVMVGIALSGSGVIFQGIFRNPMADPYIIGVSSGAAFGATIAIMFTKGLKFFNLSLISLFAFAGAILATLLIYNIAKIKGKISILTLLLSGVALSSLLTSIISFLMIYRTHDLSRVYFWIMGGLTNASWLNLSIITPAVVFISVIIFFYTKDLNVLSLGEERANQLGMQTEKLKLILLILASLIAAAAVSVSGIIGFVGLITPHIMRLIVGPDHKILYPTAALSGGIVLLFSDTIARTILAPREIPVGIITSIIGVPFFIYLLIRSKRQVF
- a CDS encoding ABC transporter ATP-binding protein; its protein translation is MKDGISLQAQKLSFAYNKIPVLKEIDFAIEKGCFLSIIGPNGAGKSTLVNIISKVLFPFEGDLKIEGKSIKRLGSSEVAKKIAVVPQYTNMGFNFTVSEIILMGRYPHIKRFKGESRNDYDMCSKAMRLTKTEEFGSRKYNELSGGEKQRVIIAQTLAQDTPIIILDEPTSHLDINFQIEFMELFYNLNKDFGKTIIGIFHDINLALQYSEKIIMIKEGKIFASGRTADVINRSNIMAVFNSDVHVTKNPFTGKLYVSPNFNLRTDKERKISKKEIKIHVIGGGGAASHILNILHNYGYILSAGVINNLDTDTNTSRELGIIFINEAPFSPISKEAYLKNLELIGNADMVILPGIEFGNGNILNLEAVYEAVKMKKKIIVVDDVDISRRDYIDGKATDLYNKIIGSGVCKIKTDEDIIKAISELFP